In the genome of Gemmatimonadales bacterium, one region contains:
- a CDS encoding sigma-70 family RNA polymerase sigma factor produces the protein MTPSGLGVATLRHEQTGRSDSDTVDATLAASGDAHAFARLYRGHVARIHSLVRRMLSDEEADEVAQDVFVRAWQKLGTFRGESAFGTWLHRLAVNVILGRRQTLGIRRQRYLEGDAVLETVPSRRPTPELSMDFEVAIERLPQGARQVFVLHDIEGYRHEEIAEMLGLATGTSKSQLHRARMALREHLER, from the coding sequence ATGACCCCATCCGGCCTTGGAGTAGCGACGCTGCGTCACGAGCAAACCGGCAGAAGCGACTCGGATACGGTAGACGCGACGCTGGCGGCCAGCGGCGATGCTCACGCCTTTGCCCGGCTGTATCGTGGTCACGTGGCGAGGATCCATAGCCTGGTCCGGCGGATGCTGAGCGACGAGGAGGCTGACGAAGTGGCACAGGACGTGTTCGTGCGGGCCTGGCAGAAGCTGGGAACCTTCCGCGGTGAGTCCGCCTTCGGCACCTGGCTGCACCGGCTGGCAGTCAACGTCATTCTTGGCCGGCGCCAGACGCTGGGAATCCGGCGTCAGCGTTACCTCGAAGGAGACGCAGTGCTCGAGACCGTGCCCAGCCGGCGACCGACGCCCGAGCTGTCGATGGATTTCGAGGTGGCGATCGAACGGCTGCCACAGGGTGCCCGGCAGGTGTTCGTTCTCCACGACATCGAGGGCTATCGCCACGAGGAGATCGCCGAGATGCTGGGCCTCGCCACCGGCACCTCCAAGTCCCAGCTTCACCGGGCCCGCATGGCGCTGCGGGAGCACCTGGAGCGCTGA